One window of Mediterraneibacter butyricigenes genomic DNA carries:
- a CDS encoding N-6 DNA methylase: MARKFDLISELYERTCFAVTDNPVNWQSFLKTAGRNFRLRFDEQLLIYAQRPDATAVLEIERWNGTFGRWVNRGAKGIAVFEDTDRSRQRLIHYFDISDTHESRHSRPVPIWEMRPEYEAEVIETLENTFGAVNDTTSIENVVKESIANAVEDNIADYISDFMSLGAGSDIEYLSADEANALYLELVRNSVSYMVMARLGLNADKVYSPDDFAGISSFNSQEVLNAVGIATSDIAEMALLPVSRTISTLSKENRIIDEQEQSEYNKDIKDERSQSDERNHIHDGGRLQSSEPETAGADGSDSRQMVADEENLSEGTSQNPVLQSSDERDSEQSLGGGSAESQRTGGNSREADGTESRADGADESGRYDEVGSPDEQHQELGTGNREESGNIRLEYYDRNHEDKSLPFFGGDDTIREILGTTPHLSASKEEIKDFYERNTDNATRTEYIKGIFNNDYTRLTLNDGRLVGYKTFQNVLHLWEGEYENRTAQSFYDWGVIAQHFEAMRLLGELTDTMKPIPSMDGQLTLIMGNQAEEQKTSAFTFSQEIIDAVLTRGSGVSEGKMRIYEQFEKSISAKENADFLKNEYGWGGSYPVIIGAGIDEQHDGKGITISKGIGSDKPHITLSWSQVEKRIGDLIRMDRYLNPKEKEKYPEWLEKQEERRAELAEQRKNREILSTAPPEPENKEDEPEAQYEYHLGDSVYIGASQYEILSFDENRVMLYDFDMPLFNKELSREEFDRKVRENPMNDHLKVSVLPAEEKTVTGENKAQNDTETVPDFSPKTGYDDAFFIDRDNESVTWMYYNPDSNAGGQYVTNTLSFDEIQQVAREYDSAEDFFDYLGSIANQELADVGTEWFVDADREFHRTPDLTDCTSATMEALIENTERADMVATNIGNVPIEDYREIVATQNGFDSDEEMYNEGVRIGNGYDKEPEPIVPAWEQKKKSKVKSFDLHPDIPMSERHNFDLANNQVEEVNKKERFHRNYAAIKVLRDCQNENRFATPDEQKILSRYVGWGGIPEAFDERAGAWHTEYAMLKNILTPEEYASARESTLTAFYTPPEVSTAIYKVLEQMGFQEGNLLEPSCGIGNFIGMLPKSMENAKVYGVELDTISAGIAQQLYQKSSIAAQGFEEVNVPDSFFDGIIGNVPFGDFKVSDKRYDKYNFLIHDYFFAKSLDKLRPGGVMALVTSKGTMDKENSNVRKYIAQRAELLGAIRLPNDTFKGNAGTEVVSDILFLQKRDRLIDIEPDWVHLDTDENGIRMNSYFVQHPEMILGEMKMVSGRFGPEATCEPFENADLSELLNEAVSNIHGEISEYEVADELEEEDNSIPADPMVRNFSYTVLDDKIYFRENSRMSPVEVSATAENRIKGMIGIRDCVRNLIELQTEDYPDSEIKQAQDKLNTLYDSFTKKYGLINSRANTSAFSDDSSYALLSALEVINEDGELERKADMFFKRTIKPHKPVTEVDTADEALAVSMGEKAAIDMEYMMELSGKSEEELFADLKGVIFLNPLYEYGNSYEPKYLMADEYLSGNVREKLATAKRSAALYPEDYTVNVQALEKVQPKDLTASEISVRLGATWIPPEIFQQFMFEFLDTPRYAQWNIKVHYSQFTGEWNIEGKSYDRSNVKAYSTYGTSRINAYKIIEETLNLKDVRIFDYIEDEEGRKKAVLNKKETAIAQAKQELIKQGFQDWIWADPARREKLTKMYNEKFNSIRPREYDGSHIVFNGMNPEIELREHQKNAVAHILYGGNTLLAHAVGAGKTFEMVAAAMESKRLGLCNKSLFVVPNHLTEQWAAEFLQLYPAANILVATKRDFETKNRKKFCGRIATGDYDAVIIGHSQFEKIPMSIERQRAILEQQLEELTDGIMDLKRNRGENFSIKQLEKSKKSVKQKLEKLNDQSRKDDVVTFEELGVDRLFIDESHYYKNLYLYTKMRNVGGIAQTEAQKSSDLFMKCRYLDELTGGRGTVFATGTPISNSMVELYTIQRYLQYNTLVKNNLQHFDSWASTFGETVTAVELTPEGTGYRAKTRFAKFYNLPELMAMFKEVADIKTADMLELPVPEAHFHNVAVKPSEMQKEMVASLAERAEKVRGGGVDSSVDNMLKITNDGRKLALDQRMLNDMLPDFEGSKINACVDNIYRIWEETADKKSAQLVFCDLSTPKNDGTFSVYNDIRKKLIERGVPESEVRFIHEADTDVKKKELFQKTRKGEVRVLLGSTQKMGAGTNVQDRLIALHDVDCPWRPSDLEQRSGRIIRQGNSNPDVDIYRYVTEQTFDAYLYQLVEGKQKFASQIMTSKSPVRSAEDIDETALSYAEIKMLATGNPYIKEKMDLDIQVQKLKLLKSNFLSEKYALEDKIIKYYPQRITALENRIEGLKQDVETAKQHPKPTDDRFVGMEVKGVFYSEKADAGKAIIEACKQMNSPDPIPLGKYRGFETELLFNTAERNYEVRLKGATSRNVPLGDDAHGNIIRLDNGIERFAESLSLAENDLENTTNQLETAKKEVQKPFIQEEELKTKLARLDELNILLNMDKRENEIVGGEPDEGEVPNTRKEKTYER; encoded by the coding sequence GTGGCAAGAAAATTTGACCTGATTTCAGAGCTGTATGAAAGAACCTGTTTTGCAGTTACAGACAATCCGGTAAACTGGCAATCGTTTCTGAAAACAGCAGGCAGAAATTTCAGGCTCCGATTTGATGAACAGCTTCTCATTTATGCCCAAAGACCCGACGCAACAGCCGTGCTTGAAATCGAACGATGGAACGGTACTTTCGGTCGCTGGGTAAACCGAGGAGCAAAGGGTATTGCCGTATTTGAGGACACAGACAGAAGCCGTCAAAGGCTGATTCATTACTTTGATATATCGGACACCCACGAAAGTCGACATTCCCGCCCTGTTCCGATTTGGGAGATGAGACCCGAATATGAAGCAGAAGTTATTGAAACACTTGAAAATACTTTCGGTGCGGTAAACGATACAACGAGTATTGAAAATGTCGTCAAAGAGAGCATTGCCAATGCCGTTGAGGATAACATCGCAGACTATATCTCCGACTTTATGAGTTTGGGTGCAGGAAGCGATATTGAGTATTTGTCTGCCGACGAAGCAAATGCCTTGTATTTGGAGCTTGTCAGAAACAGCGTATCATATATGGTTATGGCACGATTGGGACTGAACGCAGACAAGGTCTATTCTCCCGATGACTTTGCCGGTATTTCAAGTTTTAATTCACAGGAAGTTCTCAATGCGGTGGGTATTGCTACAAGCGACATTGCAGAAATGGCGTTGCTCCCTGTCAGCAGAACAATCAGCACGCTCAGCAAGGAAAATCGCATAATTGATGAACAGGAGCAATCCGAATACAATAAAGACATCAAAGACGAAAGGAGTCAAAGCGATGAGCGAAATCACATACACGATGGTGGGAGATTACAATCTTCCGAACCTGAAACTGCCGGAGCAGACGGAAGTGACTCTCGGCAGATGGTCGCAGATGAGGAGAACTTATCTGAAGGAACATCACAAAATCCTGTACTACAATCTTCTGACGAAAGGGATTCTGAACAGTCACTTGGCGGAGGTTCAGCAGAGAGCCAGCGAACTGGAGGAAACTCTCGTGAAGCAGATGGCACAGAAAGCCGGGCTGACGGAGCAGATGAAAGCGGAAGATATGATGAAGTGGGTTCGCCTGATGAACAACATCAGGAACTCGGCACAGGAAATCGTGAAGAATCAGGTAATATTCGCTTAGAGTATTACGACAGAAACCACGAGGACAAGAGCCTGCCGTTTTTCGGTGGCGATGATACTATCCGAGAGATACTCGGTACTACCCCGCATTTGTCCGCTTCAAAGGAAGAAATCAAAGACTTCTATGAGAGAAATACGGACAATGCGACCCGTACCGAATATATCAAGGGTATCTTCAATAACGACTACACCCGGCTTACCTTAAACGACGGCAGGCTTGTGGGATACAAAACATTTCAGAATGTCCTCCACTTGTGGGAGGGTGAATACGAAAACAGAACCGCTCAGAGTTTCTACGACTGGGGCGTTATCGCACAGCATTTTGAAGCAATGAGACTTTTGGGAGAATTGACCGATACAATGAAACCGATTCCGTCTATGGACGGTCAGTTGACTCTCATTATGGGAAATCAGGCAGAGGAACAAAAAACCTCTGCCTTTACTTTTTCTCAGGAAATCATAGACGCTGTATTGACCCGTGGAAGCGGAGTTTCCGAGGGTAAAATGCGTATCTATGAGCAGTTTGAAAAGAGCATTTCCGCAAAAGAGAACGCCGACTTCTTGAAAAACGAATACGGTTGGGGCGGCTCTTATCCGGTCATCATCGGTGCAGGCATTGACGAACAGCACGACGGAAAAGGTATCACAATTTCAAAAGGTATCGGAAGCGACAAGCCGCACATTACTCTTTCTTGGTCTCAGGTGGAAAAGCGTATCGGAGACCTTATCCGTATGGACAGATACCTAAACCCAAAGGAAAAAGAAAAGTACCCTGAATGGCTTGAAAAGCAGGAAGAACGGCGAGCCGAGCTTGCAGAGCAGAGAAAAAACCGTGAGATACTTTCTACCGCACCGCCTGAACCTGAAAACAAAGAGGACGAGCCGGAAGCGCAGTATGAATATCATCTCGGCGACAGCGTGTATATTGGGGCTTCTCAGTATGAGATTTTGTCCTTTGATGAAAACCGTGTAATGCTCTATGACTTCGATATGCCCTTATTCAACAAGGAACTTTCAAGGGAAGAATTTGACCGCAAAGTGCGTGAAAATCCGATGAACGACCACTTGAAGGTCAGTGTATTACCGGCGGAAGAAAAAACCGTTACAGGCGAAAATAAAGCTCAAAACGATACTGAAACCGTACCGGATTTCAGTCCGAAAACCGGTTATGACGACGCCTTCTTTATTGACCGGGACAATGAAAGTGTAACTTGGATGTACTATAACCCCGACAGCAATGCCGGAGGTCAGTATGTTACAAATACTCTTTCTTTTGACGAGATACAGCAAGTCGCACGGGAGTATGACTCGGCAGAGGATTTCTTTGATTATCTCGGTAGCATTGCAAATCAGGAGCTTGCCGATGTAGGTACGGAATGGTTTGTGGACGCAGACCGAGAATTTCACAGGACACCGGATTTGACCGACTGTACCTCTGCCACAATGGAAGCTCTTATTGAAAACACTGAAAGAGCTGATATGGTGGCAACAAATATCGGGAATGTACCGATTGAGGATTACAGAGAAATCGTTGCTACTCAAAACGGTTTTGACAGCGATGAGGAAATGTATAACGAGGGTGTTCGTATCGGCAACGGTTACGACAAAGAGCCTGAACCGATTGTCCCCGCTTGGGAGCAAAAGAAAAAGTCAAAAGTAAAGAGCTTTGACCTCCACCCGGATATTCCTATGTCCGAACGACACAACTTTGACCTTGCCAATAATCAGGTTGAAGAAGTGAACAAGAAAGAACGCTTCCACCGAAACTATGCAGCAATAAAAGTCCTGAGAGATTGTCAAAACGAAAACCGTTTTGCAACACCTGACGAGCAGAAAATCTTGTCGAGATATGTCGGTTGGGGCGGTATTCCCGAAGCCTTCGACGAACGAGCAGGAGCTTGGCATACAGAGTATGCAATGCTGAAAAACATCCTGACGCCGGAGGAATATGCGTCGGCAAGAGAAAGCACACTGACTGCATTTTACACTCCGCCCGAAGTATCTACCGCCATTTACAAGGTGTTGGAACAGATGGGATTTCAGGAGGGCAACCTGCTTGAGCCGTCCTGCGGTATCGGTAATTTCATCGGTATGCTGCCCAAGTCAATGGAAAACGCAAAGGTTTACGGTGTTGAGCTTGATACCATTTCAGCCGGTATCGCTCAGCAGCTTTATCAGAAATCTTCCATTGCGGCACAGGGCTTTGAGGAAGTAAATGTCCCCGACAGCTTCTTTGACGGCATTATCGGCAATGTGCCTTTCGGAGATTTCAAAGTCTCCGATAAACGATACGACAAGTACAATTTCTTAATCCACGATTATTTCTTTGCAAAATCGCTTGATAAGTTACGCCCCGGCGGTGTGATGGCTCTTGTGACAAGCAAAGGAACTATGGACAAGGAAAACTCCAATGTGCGTAAATATATCGCACAGAGGGCGGAGCTTCTCGGAGCAATCAGACTTCCGAACGACACCTTCAAAGGTAATGCCGGGACAGAGGTCGTATCCGATATTCTGTTTCTGCAAAAGCGAGACAGACTCATAGATATTGAGCCGGATTGGGTTCATCTTGACACCGACGAAAACGGTATAAGGATGAACTCATATTTTGTTCAGCACCCGGAAATGATACTCGGCGAAATGAAAATGGTAAGCGGTCGCTTCGGACCGGAAGCAACCTGTGAACCGTTTGAAAATGCCGACCTTTCGGAGCTTTTGAACGAAGCAGTCTCAAACATTCACGGAGAAATCTCCGAATACGAGGTTGCCGACGAACTGGAGGAAGAAGATAATTCTATCCCGGCAGACCCTATGGTAAGGAACTTCTCTTACACTGTTTTAGACGATAAAATCTATTTCCGTGAGAACTCCCGTATGTCCCCGGTGGAGGTATCTGCAACCGCTGAGAACCGCATTAAGGGTATGATTGGGATAAGAGATTGCGTCCGTAACTTGATTGAACTGCAAACCGAGGATTACCCGGACAGCGAAATCAAACAGGCACAGGATAAGCTGAACACACTGTATGACAGCTTTACAAAGAAGTACGGACTGATTAACAGCCGTGCCAATACTTCTGCCTTTTCCGACGACAGCTCCTATGCTCTGCTCTCCGCTCTTGAGGTTATCAATGAAGATGGCGAACTGGAACGCAAGGCGGATATGTTCTTCAAAAGGACGATTAAACCGCACAAGCCGGTAACGGAGGTTGACACCGCAGACGAGGCTCTCGCTGTCTCTATGGGCGAAAAAGCAGCCATTGATATGGAATATATGATGGAGTTGTCCGGCAAAAGTGAGGAGGAATTATTCGCTGACTTAAAGGGTGTAATCTTCTTAAATCCCCTTTATGAGTACGGTAATTCCTATGAGCCGAAGTATCTGATGGCAGACGAATATCTGTCGGGCAATGTTCGTGAGAAGCTGGCGACAGCCAAAAGGTCTGCGGCACTGTATCCCGAAGATTACACCGTCAATGTGCAGGCACTTGAAAAGGTGCAGCCAAAGGATTTGACGGCAAGCGAGATTTCCGTAAGGCTCGGTGCGACTTGGATACCGCCCGAAATATTCCAACAGTTTATGTTTGAGTTTCTCGACACCCCACGCTATGCACAATGGAATATCAAGGTTCACTACTCTCAGTTTACCGGCGAATGGAACATTGAGGGAAAGAGCTACGACCGTTCCAATGTAAAAGCGTACAGCACATACGGTACTTCCCGCATCAACGCATATAAGATAATTGAGGAAACACTGAACCTGAAAGATGTCCGAATCTTTGACTATATCGAAGATGAGGAAGGCAGAAAGAAAGCCGTTCTCAATAAAAAAGAGACGGCAATCGCACAGGCAAAGCAGGAACTCATAAAGCAGGGCTTTCAGGACTGGATATGGGCTGACCCTGCCCGCCGAGAAAAACTCACGAAGATGTATAACGAAAAGTTCAACAGTATAAGACCCCGTGAGTACGACGGAAGCCACATTGTTTTCAACGGTATGAACCCGGAAATCGAACTCCGTGAACATCAGAAAAATGCGGTTGCACACATTCTGTACGGCGGTAATACGCTGTTAGCACACGCAGTCGGTGCGGGCAAGACCTTTGAAATGGTAGCCGCCGCTATGGAGTCCAAACGACTGGGACTTTGCAATAAGTCGCTGTTCGTAGTGCCAAATCACTTAACCGAGCAATGGGCGGCGGAGTTCTTACAACTCTATCCGGCGGCGAATATTCTCGTAGCGACAAAGCGAGATTTTGAGACAAAGAACCGCAAAAAGTTCTGCGGTCGAATTGCCACGGGAGATTATGACGCCGTAATCATCGGTCATTCTCAGTTTGAGAAAATCCCGATGTCCATTGAAAGACAGAGGGCAATTCTTGAGCAGCAGCTTGAAGAACTGACAGACGGTATTATGGATTTGAAGCGAAACCGTGGAGAAAACTTCTCCATTAAACAGCTTGAAAAGTCTAAAAAGTCCGTGAAACAAAAGCTGGAAAAGCTCAACGACCAAAGCCGAAAGGACGATGTTGTTACCTTTGAAGAACTCGGTGTGGACAGGCTTTTTATTGACGAGAGTCATTATTACAAGAACCTCTATCTTTACACCAAAATGCGTAATGTGGGCGGTATCGCTCAAACGGAAGCACAGAAATCCTCCGACCTGTTTATGAAGTGCCGATACCTTGACGAGCTTACAGGCGGTCGAGGAACGGTATTTGCAACCGGTACTCCTATCTCAAACAGTATGGTGGAGCTATATACCATTCAGCGATACTTGCAGTACAACACGCTTGTCAAAAACAACTTGCAGCACTTCGACTCGTGGGCAAGTACCTTTGGAGAGACTGTAACAGCCGTTGAGCTTACCCCGGAGGGAACGGGTTACAGAGCGAAAACCCGCTTTGCGAAATTCTACAACCTACCGGAGCTTATGGCGATGTTTAAGGAGGTCGCCGACATCAAGACGGCGGATATGCTGGAACTGCCTGTGCCGGAAGCACACTTCCACAATGTTGCGGTCAAGCCTTCGGAAATGCAGAAAGAGATGGTTGCTTCCCTTGCGGAACGAGCCGAGAAAGTCCGTGGCGGCGGTGTAGATTCGAGTGTAGATAATATGCTTAAAATTACAAACGACGGCAGGAAGTTAGCACTTGACCAGCGTATGCTTAACGATATGCTGCCTGATTTTGAGGGCAGTAAAATCAACGCCTGCGTCGATAACATCTACCGTATTTGGGAGGAAACAGCCGATAAAAAATCGGCACAGCTTGTGTTCTGCGACCTCTCAACTCCAAAGAATGACGGAACATTCTCGGTATATAACGACATCAGAAAGAAGCTCATAGAGCGTGGTGTCCCCGAAAGCGAAGTCCGCTTTATCCACGAAGCAGATACCGATGTGAAGAAAAAAGAACTGTTCCAAAAGACCCGTAAAGGCGAGGTCAGAGTGCTTCTCGGCTCTACGCAAAAGATGGGAGCCGGCACGAATGTTCAGGACAGACTTATCGCACTTCACGATGTGGATTGCCCGTGGAGACCGTCAGACTTGGAGCAGCGTTCCGGTCGAATTATCCGTCAGGGTAACTCAAATCCTGATGTAGATATTTACCGCTATGTAACGGAGCAGACCTTTGACGCATATCTCTATCAGCTTGTAGAGGGAAAGCAAAAGTTCGCCAGTCAGATTATGACGAGCAAATCCCCGGTGCGTTCTGCCGAGGATATTGATGAAACCGCCCTTTCCTATGCAGAGATTAAAATGCTTGCCACCGGCAACCCGTATATTAAGGAGAAGATGGATTTGGACATTCAAGTTCAAAAGCTGAAGCTCTTAAAATCCAACTTTCTATCTGAAAAATACGCTTTGGAAGATAAGATAATCAAATATTATCCGCAGCGAATTACAGCTTTGGAAAACCGTATTGAAGGATTGAAGCAAGATGTAGAAACTGCGAAACAGCACCCGAAACCAACGGACGACCGATTTGTCGGTATGGAGGTTAAGGGTGTTTTTTATTCCGAAAAAGCCGACGCCGGTAAAGCAATCATTGAAGCCTGCAAGCAGATGAACAGCCCCGACCCTATTCCTCTCGGCAAGTACCGAGGGTTTGAAACGGAACTGCTTTTTAATACCGCAGAGCGAAATTATGAGGTTCGACTGAAAGGTGCGACAAGCAGAAATGTTCCTCTCGGTGATGACGCACACGGCAATATTATCCGTCTTGATAACGGCATTGAGAGATTTGCCGAGAGCTTGTCGCTTGCGGAAAATGACCTTGAGAACACCACAAATCAGTTGGAAACCGCAAAGAAAGAAGTCCAAAAACCGTTTATCCAAGAGGAAGAACTAAAGACAAAGCTTGCCCGCTTGGACGAGCTGAATATCTTGCTCAATATGGATAAGCGAGAAAACGAAATTGTCGGCGGCGAACCCGATGAGGGCGAAGTGCCGAACACACGAAAGGAGAAAACCTATGAACGATAA
- a CDS encoding DUF3991 and TOPRIM domain-containing protein, with translation MPYIAPEVITEAKRMDLLTYLREYEPGELVKFSSNTYTTRTHDSLKISNGKWMWWSRGIGGKSALDYLIKVRGMDFVEAVQTIMGNGSVSFPTCENIKSYENQPLLLPEKSPTTDVVFDYLFGRGIDYEIINYCLEQKLIIESLPYHNAVFIGYDENKEPKYAAYRATNQSRIMGDCTGSKKQYSFRLTAENTGEVHLFECAIDLLSYATLMKLEGKDWRQFNLVSLAGVYSPKQKIEDSKVPVTLGRLLEKDKTIRRIVLHLDNDIAGRKATKALQTILSDKYEVVDDPPQYGKDVNDFLCKRLGIKDKTERSFAR, from the coding sequence ATGCCGTATATTGCACCGGAAGTCATAACCGAAGCCAAACGAATGGATTTATTAACCTATCTTAGAGAGTATGAACCGGGCGAGCTTGTTAAATTTTCAAGTAACACCTACACCACAAGAACCCACGACAGCTTGAAGATTTCCAACGGCAAATGGATGTGGTGGTCGAGAGGTATCGGGGGCAAATCTGCCCTCGATTACCTTATCAAAGTCCGTGGAATGGATTTTGTGGAGGCGGTTCAGACCATTATGGGAAACGGTTCAGTCAGCTTTCCGACTTGTGAAAACATCAAAAGTTATGAGAACCAGCCTTTGCTTCTGCCTGAAAAAAGCCCCACTACCGATGTGGTATTTGATTATCTTTTCGGGCGTGGGATTGATTATGAAATTATCAACTACTGCTTGGAACAGAAGCTAATCATCGAGTCGCTCCCATATCATAATGCTGTTTTTATCGGCTATGACGAGAACAAAGAACCTAAATACGCCGCATACAGAGCAACAAATCAATCAAGAATTATGGGCGACTGCACCGGAAGCAAAAAGCAATATTCTTTCCGCCTGACTGCCGAGAACACCGGAGAGGTTCATCTTTTTGAGTGTGCCATTGACCTGCTTTCCTATGCAACTTTGATGAAGCTGGAGGGCAAAGACTGGCGACAGTTTAACCTTGTTTCTCTTGCGGGAGTGTATTCCCCAAAGCAGAAAATCGAGGACTCGAAAGTGCCTGTTACACTCGGCAGGCTGCTTGAAAAGGACAAAACAATCAGGCGAATTGTTCTTCATTTGGACAATGATATTGCCGGAAGAAAAGCGACCAAAGCGTTGCAGACGATTCTTTCAGATAAGTATGAAGTCGTTGACGACCCTCCCCAATATGGGAAAGATGTCAACGACTTTCTTTGTAAACGCTTGGGAATAAAAGATAAAACCGAAAGGAGTTTTGCACGATGA
- a CDS encoding DUF3846 domain-containing protein — MKLKEIREMYPEGTQIVLTEMAGESQMPYGLKGTVKFVDDAGQIHMSWENGSSLALNINEDTFEKVEAPEKISVILVEPGRYPKLIEIEDTLEAMQSLVEGDIEEYMPFEDEVAIICNDEGKMNGLPLNRAVYSEPENVEMSYPQLKAHFRQAEKERNHTTGYIVFTDDSFDKPYTEEQRTYVVSSNNKAFIEGMGGYSIYASSLDGSDKCVRLEAYMADEHGGKDGWKIEKCYVKDDSNREMLDIIAGKFFIAYAPIESEKFLSMPKELARKYEEKFKYPERFYKSLDGIEAKPYKPVSKDMER, encoded by the coding sequence ATGAAACTAAAAGAAATCAGAGAAATGTACCCGGAGGGAACGCAGATTGTACTCACTGAAATGGCTGGCGAAAGTCAAATGCCCTACGGTCTGAAAGGAACGGTTAAATTCGTTGACGACGCCGGACAGATTCATATGAGTTGGGAAAACGGAAGCTCCCTCGCCTTGAATATTAACGAGGATACCTTTGAAAAGGTAGAAGCACCTGAGAAGATTTCCGTCATTCTTGTTGAGCCGGGCAGGTATCCGAAGCTCATTGAAATCGAGGATACGCTTGAAGCAATGCAGTCTCTTGTGGAGGGAGATATTGAAGAATATATGCCCTTTGAGGACGAAGTTGCCATCATCTGCAACGATGAAGGAAAGATGAACGGCTTGCCGTTGAACAGGGCAGTTTATTCCGAGCCTGAGAATGTTGAGATGAGTTATCCGCAGTTGAAAGCTCATTTCCGGCAGGCAGAAAAAGAAAGAAACCACACGACCGGATATATTGTTTTTACGGATGACAGCTTTGACAAGCCTTACACAGAGGAACAAAGAACCTATGTTGTCAGCAGTAACAATAAGGCTTTCATTGAGGGTATGGGAGGATATTCTATCTATGCTTCTTCCCTTGACGGCTCGGATAAATGTGTGCGACTGGAAGCGTATATGGCTGATGAACACGGCGGCAAGGATGGTTGGAAGATTGAAAAATGTTATGTGAAAGACGACAGCAACCGTGAAATGCTCGACATTATTGCCGGCAAGTTCTTCATTGCATACGCACCGATTGAGTCGGAAAAGTTCCTCAGTATGCCGAAAGAACTGGCTCGTAAGTACGAGGAAAAGTTCAAATACCCGGAGAGATTTTATAAGTCCTTGGACGGTATTGAAGCAAAGCCGTATAAGCCTGTCTCAAAGGATATGGAGAGATAA
- a CDS encoding plasmid mobilization protein encodes MSKRNIEKHILMNKAEAQDLQKKAKRACLSEGGLIRLLLRGYEPREKPDERFYDVMRELSAIGNNINQLAAKANTLGFVDAPQLKKEAERWHKFQADVERTFLRPDKSDMKWQ; translated from the coding sequence ATGAGCAAGAGAAACATTGAAAAGCACATTCTGATGAACAAGGCAGAAGCTCAGGATTTGCAGAAAAAAGCAAAGCGGGCGTGTCTTTCCGAAGGCGGACTTATCCGTTTGCTTCTCAGAGGATACGAGCCGAGAGAAAAGCCCGATGAAAGATTTTACGATGTTATGCGTGAGCTTTCCGCTATCGGCAACAACATCAATCAGCTTGCGGCGAAAGCAAACACCCTCGGATTTGTGGACGCACCGCAGCTCAAAAAGGAAGCCGAGCGTTGGCACAAGTTTCAGGCTGATGTGGAGCGTACTTTTTTAAGACCCGATAAGAGCGATATGAAATGGCAGTAA
- a CDS encoding DUF3789 domain-containing protein: MVAAGLLIGGFFGVTTMCLFQINRDRHYIYRKDSDKNEQEKH, translated from the coding sequence TTGGTCGCCGCCGGGTTACTCATCGGCGGCTTTTTCGGAGTAACAACAATGTGCCTGTTTCAGATAAACCGGGACAGACACTATATTTACAGAAAGGACAGCGATAAAAATGAGCAAGAGAAACATTGA